The following proteins are co-located in the Chryseobacterium daecheongense genome:
- a CDS encoding glycoside hydrolase family 43 protein: MKNTIQYILGLCLIGFSEGLSAQNPIIQTNYTADPAPMVYNDRLYVYTTHDEDDSTWFTMNDWKVYSTNDMVNWTDHGTILSYKDFDWAKRDAWAAQCVERNGKFFLYVPMWSKTNNKGAIGVAVGNSPFGPFHDPLGKLLVQSEWGDIDPTVFVDDDGQAHMYWGNPKLKYVKLNEDMISYSGNITEVPMTEESFGKRDGKPNPERPTKYEEGPWLYKRKNLYYLFWPGGPLPEFIGYSTGKTAQGPWKYGGIVMPTEGKSFTNHPGVIDFRGKTYFFYHNGALPGGSGFTRSVSLEELTFNKDGSISPLKMTNGITKAIATVNPYSFNQAEMIAWSENVKSYQNKEAGVFIKAKKNGAYSSVKNVDFRKKGAAAFSARVGTTHNSDVTMTVHLDAVNGPVAATVKVPLTGGDDRWETVKVQMAEKITGIHDLYFVFNGKASTDIMYFDYWTFLENNEL; the protein is encoded by the coding sequence ATGAAAAATACAATACAATATATACTGGGGCTTTGTCTGATAGGCTTTTCCGAAGGCTTATCAGCGCAGAACCCTATTATTCAGACCAATTATACTGCAGACCCGGCACCAATGGTGTACAATGACAGGCTGTATGTGTACACGACACATGATGAGGATGATTCCACCTGGTTTACCATGAACGACTGGAAAGTATATTCCACCAATGATATGGTCAACTGGACAGATCACGGAACAATTCTCTCGTATAAAGATTTCGACTGGGCAAAACGTGATGCCTGGGCCGCACAATGTGTAGAAAGAAACGGAAAGTTTTTTTTATACGTTCCGATGTGGTCCAAAACCAATAACAAAGGCGCTATAGGGGTTGCCGTTGGCAACAGTCCGTTTGGACCTTTTCATGATCCGCTGGGAAAACTTCTTGTTCAGAGCGAATGGGGGGATATTGATCCCACGGTTTTTGTGGATGATGACGGACAGGCCCATATGTACTGGGGAAATCCTAAGCTTAAATACGTAAAGCTGAATGAAGATATGATCTCCTATTCCGGGAATATTACAGAAGTTCCGATGACCGAAGAATCATTTGGAAAAAGGGATGGCAAACCTAACCCGGAAAGACCTACAAAATACGAAGAAGGCCCATGGCTGTACAAAAGAAAAAACCTGTATTATCTTTTCTGGCCGGGCGGTCCGCTTCCTGAATTCATAGGATATTCTACAGGTAAAACAGCACAGGGCCCCTGGAAATATGGAGGAATTGTGATGCCTACAGAAGGGAAGTCATTCACCAATCATCCCGGTGTTATTGATTTCCGCGGGAAAACGTATTTCTTTTATCACAATGGGGCATTGCCGGGCGGAAGCGGTTTTACAAGATCGGTAAGTCTGGAAGAACTTACATTCAATAAAGACGGTTCCATTTCACCGCTTAAAATGACCAACGGAATTACAAAAGCTATAGCAACAGTTAATCCTTATTCATTCAATCAGGCAGAAATGATTGCCTGGTCGGAAAATGTAAAATCCTATCAGAATAAAGAGGCTGGTGTTTTTATCAAAGCAAAGAAAAATGGGGCTTATAGCAGTGTAAAGAATGTTGATTTCCGGAAAAAAGGAGCTGCTGCCTTCTCTGCAAGAGTAGGAACTACCCATAATAGTGACGTCACAATGACCGTTCATCTGGATGCTGTGAACGGTCCGGTTGCCGCAACGGTAAAGGTTCCACTGACGGGTGGAGATGACCGCTGGGAAACCGTAAAAGTTCAGATGGCTGAAAAGATTACCGGCATTCATGATCTGTACTTTGTATTCAATGGAAAAGCCTCAACAGATATTATGTATTTCGATTACTGGACCTTTCTTGAAAATAATGAGTTATGA
- a CDS encoding glycoside hydrolase family 97 catalytic domain-containing protein, which yields MRKKVLYIVFSLFLISKGFAQVAEISSPDGDLKLHVFSEDGKTSYDVILQGKAMLEKSPLGVVTNESDFSKDLKFVDSKKDIVAKKYTNEKIKKSEIDYKANTLLVNFSNADQHQISIEFQVSNNNIAFRYHIPPMKERLSVVVQSETTGYRFPSQTTTFLSPMMKPMTGFARTGPSYESGYKADAELGMPSDYGYVFPGLFHIGNEGWVLLSETGVNSTYCASHLETTAEKNLYKVAYPNIAENNGFGSTGAAVSLPGKTPWRTITVGNSLRPVVETTIPFDVVDPMYEPSQEYQFGKSTWSWILWQDNSMNYDDQVKFIDLAAALKYQFILIDALWDKNIGKDRMKELIQYAKSKNVGVLLWYNSNGAANDAPMGPRNKMNSSIERKKEMKWLKDVGVKGLKVDFFGGDKQETMRLYEDILSDANDFGLTIIFHGATVPRGWEVMYPNYAGSEAVLASEMLYFSEDVRKQEAFFATLHPFIRNTVGSMEFGGTFLNKYLTKSNRDKNKRHTTDGFQLATAVLFQNPVQMFGIMPNNLTDAPEFQLSFMKEVPTLWDETVFIDGYPGKYAVVTRRHADQWYVAGVNAEKQSQKLKIKLPMFAGKNLKLINDDAKGNTSEKEVKVNAKGDFTIEIQPQGGFVLKN from the coding sequence ATGAGAAAAAAAGTTTTATATATCGTATTCAGCCTGTTTCTGATCAGCAAAGGCTTTGCGCAGGTAGCAGAAATTTCAAGTCCGGATGGAGATTTGAAGCTTCATGTTTTTTCAGAAGACGGGAAAACGTCATATGATGTTATCCTTCAGGGAAAAGCAATGCTTGAAAAATCCCCGCTGGGCGTGGTAACCAATGAGTCCGATTTTTCAAAGGATCTGAAATTTGTGGACAGCAAAAAGGATATTGTTGCTAAGAAATATACGAATGAAAAAATCAAAAAATCTGAGATTGATTATAAGGCCAATACTTTATTGGTTAACTTCAGTAATGCAGACCAGCATCAGATCAGTATCGAATTTCAGGTCAGCAACAACAATATTGCTTTCCGCTACCATATTCCACCGATGAAAGAACGGCTCAGTGTTGTGGTACAGTCAGAAACTACAGGATACAGATTCCCGTCACAGACGACCACTTTTCTTTCACCTATGATGAAGCCGATGACGGGATTTGCCCGTACAGGGCCAAGTTATGAAAGTGGTTATAAAGCTGATGCTGAGCTGGGAATGCCATCCGATTATGGATACGTTTTCCCTGGCCTGTTCCATATTGGAAATGAGGGCTGGGTATTGCTTTCCGAGACAGGAGTGAACAGTACGTATTGTGCTTCACACCTTGAAACCACAGCAGAAAAAAATCTTTACAAAGTAGCGTATCCGAATATTGCTGAAAATAACGGTTTCGGAAGTACCGGAGCAGCCGTCTCTCTTCCCGGAAAGACACCATGGAGAACAATTACAGTGGGGAATTCTTTAAGACCTGTTGTGGAGACCACAATTCCTTTTGATGTGGTAGATCCGATGTACGAGCCTTCACAGGAGTATCAGTTCGGAAAATCTACCTGGAGCTGGATTCTGTGGCAGGATAACAGTATGAACTATGATGATCAGGTGAAATTCATAGACCTTGCTGCTGCGCTGAAATATCAGTTTATTCTTATCGATGCGCTTTGGGATAAAAATATAGGTAAAGACCGTATGAAAGAGCTTATTCAATATGCAAAATCGAAAAATGTCGGGGTATTGCTTTGGTACAATTCCAATGGAGCAGCCAATGATGCACCGATGGGACCGAGAAACAAAATGAATTCATCCATTGAACGGAAAAAAGAAATGAAATGGCTGAAAGATGTCGGTGTAAAAGGACTGAAAGTGGATTTCTTTGGAGGAGACAAACAGGAAACCATGCGTCTTTACGAAGATATTCTGTCGGATGCCAACGATTTTGGATTAACCATTATTTTCCATGGAGCCACTGTACCGAGAGGCTGGGAAGTAATGTACCCGAATTATGCTGGAAGTGAGGCCGTTCTTGCCTCAGAAATGCTCTATTTCTCAGAAGATGTACGGAAACAGGAAGCTTTTTTTGCCACACTTCATCCTTTCATCAGAAATACAGTGGGAAGCATGGAGTTTGGCGGGACTTTCCTCAACAAATATTTAACGAAATCCAACAGGGATAAAAATAAAAGACATACTACGGACGGCTTTCAGCTGGCTACGGCAGTCCTGTTTCAGAATCCCGTTCAGATGTTTGGCATCATGCCGAATAACCTGACCGATGCTCCGGAATTTCAGCTCAGCTTTATGAAAGAAGTTCCAACACTTTGGGACGAAACAGTTTTCATAGACGGCTATCCCGGGAAATATGCTGTGGTTACGAGAAGACATGCGGATCAATGGTATGTGGCTGGCGTAAATGCCGAGAAGCAATCCCAAAAACTGAAAATAAAGCTTCCGATGTTCGCCGGGAAAAACCTGAAACTTATCAATGATGATGCAAAAGGAAATACATCAGAGAAAGAAGTAAAAGTAAATGCAAAAGGTGATTTTACGATTGAAATTCAGCCGCAGGGTGGTTTTGTACTGAAAAATTAA
- a CDS encoding SGNH/GDSL hydrolase family protein → MRFKNLYLFIISGFLVSCSSSRSLEKQSSKDQWLTTWATAPQLVEPKNLPPEPGLSGNTLRQIVRVSVGGKKLRLRFSNKYSMDSLAVKAVSIAVPSDSSNVDAATIRTLTFENKNNFKIAPGSDIYSDEVNFNMKPNSLLAITISYAKVTQSVTGHPGSRTTSFIVKGEQASSAVFKDPVKTDHWYSLFNIDVKTGEPSYAVAIMGNSITDGRGSGTNRQNRWSDIFSQRLLANPSTGNVSVLNFGIGGNCVVRGGLGPTALDRFDYNILNQQGVKWLIILEGVNDLGGTRDPDDASKRTEELIAAYQVMIDKAHAKGIKVYGATILPFGKSFYDKPFRIEAWKKVNDWIRNSGKFDAVIDFATHMQSENPEVILNDMHDHDFLHPNEIGYRRMGEFVDLNLFKN, encoded by the coding sequence ATGCGCTTCAAAAACTTATACCTCTTCATCATTTCGGGATTTTTGGTTTCCTGCTCTTCCTCCCGTAGTCTGGAAAAGCAGTCATCCAAAGACCAGTGGCTCACTACCTGGGCAACGGCTCCCCAATTGGTGGAACCCAAAAATCTTCCGCCGGAACCGGGGCTTTCAGGAAATACCTTGCGTCAGATTGTGCGTGTATCTGTGGGTGGAAAAAAATTGCGGTTACGTTTTTCCAACAAATATTCCATGGATAGTCTGGCGGTAAAAGCGGTTTCCATTGCTGTGCCGTCCGATAGCAGCAATGTGGATGCAGCCACTATCAGGACATTAACGTTTGAGAATAAAAACAATTTTAAAATTGCTCCCGGTTCTGATATTTATTCTGATGAAGTGAACTTTAATATGAAGCCTAATTCGCTGCTGGCCATTACAATTTCCTATGCAAAAGTAACCCAATCTGTCACCGGACATCCGGGTTCAAGAACAACCTCTTTTATTGTTAAAGGTGAGCAGGCGAGTTCAGCAGTATTTAAAGATCCTGTAAAAACAGATCATTGGTATTCGCTTTTTAACATCGATGTAAAGACCGGTGAACCCTCGTATGCGGTGGCTATTATGGGAAATTCCATTACCGACGGAAGAGGATCGGGAACCAACAGACAGAATCGCTGGTCGGATATTTTTTCGCAGCGGTTACTGGCGAATCCTTCTACCGGGAATGTAAGTGTTCTTAATTTCGGGATTGGAGGGAATTGTGTGGTGCGCGGTGGCTTAGGCCCTACGGCATTAGACCGTTTCGATTATAATATCCTCAATCAGCAGGGCGTAAAATGGTTGATCATTCTGGAAGGAGTGAATGATCTAGGAGGAACAAGAGATCCTGATGACGCTTCCAAAAGAACAGAAGAACTGATTGCTGCTTACCAGGTGATGATTGATAAGGCACATGCTAAGGGAATTAAAGTGTACGGAGCAACGATTCTTCCTTTCGGAAAGTCATTTTACGACAAACCTTTCCGTATTGAGGCCTGGAAAAAAGTAAACGACTGGATCAGGAACAGCGGGAAGTTTGATGCCGTCATCGATTTTGCAACACACATGCAAAGTGAAAATCCGGAAGTCATCTTAAACGATATGCACGATCATGATTTTCTTCACCCCAATGAGATCGGCTACAGGAGAATGGGAGAATTTGTGGATCTGAACTTATTTAAAAATTAA